The Metallosphaera hakonensis JCM 8857 = DSM 7519 genome includes the window GAGAGGTATCGACGTTGATGAACAAATCCTTGAGATGGATGTGGTCCGCTCTGGTCTTCGGTATATCCAGCGGTCCTCTTTCTACTTTAGTCACGCTAAACATTATAGACTTGGGGGGAGGCCCCCTTATGGTTGCTTACGCCATAACGCTCTCAAACGTTGTTTTAATTCCTGCGTCTATGTTTTGGGGCTTCTTGGCAGATAGGTTTGAAAGGAAGAAGATCATCCTTTCTGGATTTGGCTTTGCTACCTTGTTTTTGGCTCTTGCCTCCTTGAGTAATAGCATACCCGAAATTGATCTGGAGTACGCAGGTTTTACTTTCTTCTCCACAGCTTACAGTACTCCCATGAATCTCTTGATCATGGAATCCACAGACAAAAAACGTTGGGCCTCGAGTTTCTCTTTCCTTTCTATGCTTTCATCGATCGGAAACCTGATCGGTCTCCTCATATCCACTTTTCTGGTCTTGATAGTGAGGATCACAGAAATATATGGGCTTCTTGCCTTCTTCTCTGCGCTAGCCTTTATTTTTTCTCTCTTGTTTACACCTAAATCGATGATGCTGGAAAGAACCTCCCTACTACATAGTATAGAGTCCTTTGCAGTGAGATTTAAGATGCTTCCTTTGATGTTCCTCCATGTACCGAGGCCGAACTCCTTCAAGATGTTTAGGTTGAGCAGACTTACAACGAAACCCATAAATTACGTTCCTCTTCTCTACATCGCGATAACTATTTTCTATATTTCCAGTGGGCTTTTCAATACCCTTTACCCAGCCAGCCTTTACGATAAGGGCATAGATAAGAGTATAGTTTTAGGCATAATCACTGTGGGAATGCTGTTCCAGATACTTACCTTTCATTTCGTGGGTCACTACTTAGAGAACAGAGATGAGAGGGAGACATCATTTAGGTCCTTGGTACTGAGAGGGTCTGGATACATCGTCATGGGGATTTCTCTTATAACCCCTATAACTGCAATCATCCTGGGCTTTCTTTTCTATCCTTTGTCAGCAGGAATAGCCTACTCCATGTTTTACGCAGCCTCAAACACTCTCATCTTCAAGATTGTGGGAGGAAGGAGACAGGGTACTACCCTAGGTGTATATAGCACGCTCGTGGGAATTGCGCTTTTCTCCGGGTCATTGGCATCGGGTTATATATCCAAGGCTATCGGTTATATGGGGGACTTCATAATTGCTGGAATTCTTTTGTATACCTCGGCTCTAATATTCAGATACCTTGAAGAGGGGTGAAGTTGATCAGGAGTAGATATCTGAGTGGAGCGATTTAGAGGCTAATTTTAAATTGTAATTTAGGAATATGATTGATCCAATAAAGTAAAGTATAGAACGCAAACTCCTTCTTAGTTGGCTCCACAAACTGAGTTAACCCCGTTATAGTTCTTTAAATAAACTGAAATTCTAAAATGACCTGAATCTCCCGATAACCTTTAAAAATCTTGTGGAAAACCATTTAACTTCTCTCGTTTTATTGTTTATGATTGTAAAGATTGGCAAGAAGGGATGAGTTTACTTGCCGAAGGCGATTAGAGAAAAGAGTAAACCAAAGGAGTTCTACGTCCTGGAATTACCGTACGGAATAATGCTTGGTCCTGGGGTAAAAGATCTGATCAAGGTCCTGGAGGATGAGGGGAAAGGTTACCTAACCTTGACATTTAGGAGTTGAGGGGAGCAATAATGGAAGAGGCCGAGAAAGAAATCAGTTTACGCTGATACTGATTTGGGGCTACCGGGTACAGTTGTGCATTTTACCTAAAATGACGTTTCTTACACTTCTATACACGGAAGCCTCACTGATTTTTCCCTTGCGTTACTCAAGGATAGAGATTGATTGAAGAGAAAAACTTCATCATTCCTGAGAGAATATTAGGTATAACATTACAAAAAGTCGAAAGCCTCGCCCTGGGCGATTCACGTCTCCTTTGCAAGTCCAGTTCATTTACAGAAGTAGAATGAATTTAATTGAACGTCCTCGTATGGACTGAGTGAGGATTCGCGCTTAACAATTTCCTTTACTTGGCCCATTTTTACCATAATTAGGATTCGCAATGGAAACCTGAATCGCTCAACGATTTTAGAACCCAAGATAAGCTCGACGCATAGAATAATTTAAACTAATGGGAGGCTATGTCAATACCATAGATAAGGATGCGTTTTGATCCACCGTGAGAGGAAGGGACCACTTCGTCAAAACCGTACCCCATGAAAATCAGGTTCAAACCAAGTTAGGATGAAATGATGGGAGAAAACATATTACCTGATGGAAGCTTTATACCCAATGCAAGTTCTTTTAGTCGCAGGAATAGTAGTTCTAGTTTTGGGTCTAGTACTGGTGTTTGGTCTCTATCCTTACATAGATTCTCAGGCAACTCAAGAGATTACCAATGGACTGAACGCAAATATGACCTCCAAACTGTTGGACGTAAATTCCTCCATTTCAGTTCCTTATAATGCTAACGGGAAAGGAATATTCATATTCTATTATAACTCATCATATCCTCTCGAAGTTCAGGGTGCCCCAGAAAACGATTCCTCTGTCTCCAGTGCAGGGACTTATTACGTTATTCCCAACGGTTCTGGAGAGATAACCTTGATCGATAATTGGAGTCATCCAGTCTCTGTGAAGTATTCCTCCACTTATTACTTTGTAAAGAACGGAGGTATACTAGGTGTCCTTATCCTTGCAGGGATTCCTCTCATCATAATTGGGGCTTTCATGACCATCTTTGGGTTTATAAGGAGAAGACAACGGTGAAGAGGTTACAAGAATTTTTGCCCATATTTGATTCAACATGGTGATGCATATGCGACCGAACGGGACTCAGAGAAACCAATCTCATGTTAAGGAACTAAATTAGAGCAAAAATCTAAGAACGTTAGCTCAATAGGATCTTAGGCAGCGTCTCTTTGGCCTTTTCGAGGTGCTTTCTTATTGCCTTTCTGGCTTGACCTGAGAATGGGCCCTTGTACCACTCCGTAATATCCAGGTTTAACTCGTTCCCAGTCTTATTGGAAACGAATCTCCAACCGAAGCTGATCCTCATCATGGGCAACTTTTGATAGGCCGTATAATACACTATATCTCCTTTTGGAAGGACGTTCTGTGTTACAAAAAGGGGAGTTTCCCAAGTTATGAACCATTTCATATGAAGAATATAGCTCCCTGGTGCCACCCTATCCACAGCTTTAACTTGCGGAACAAATGACATGAGGATTGTAGGATCGTTTAATCTTTCCCTCAGTACAGTAGATCCCAGTACTAGTCTCTCTGTGTCGCTAACTCCCTCAATCTCGTCAATTTTAGTAGACCGTTGATCCTTATATATTACAAATCTTACGAATTCTCCTTCCTTCAATACTTCGTACTTAAGCCCTAGGGACTTGCAAAGGGATGGGAGAGTAACATCTATTGCGGGCTCATGATCAGTTAAAACAACAAGCTTTCCTGATGGTATCTTCTGAAGCTCCTTGGCTGCCTTCATTTCTGGGATAGGACATTCCTCTCCTCTTACGTCCAATACGAACTCCTGCTTATCCACGGAGGACACGAAAATCACCATTTAATTTTCTATATGATAATTGAAGATCTTCTAGTTATTAAACTTATGTATTCTTAAAAACTTATACAGGTAAATAGGTAATATATCTTGTTAATTATTTTTAGTATGAGATACAAAATCTATCTATTCATATTTATGAACTTTCAATACTAGCTCTCATTAAAGTCATGAAGGAAACGAATTGCTGAGTATAAAAGCCTCTAAATGTGAATTGCGTAGGGACTCTCATATATTAATGAGACAACCTCACTTAGAGTGTCAGGATTATAGCATAGCAATGGAGGATATGGGCCTTCTTGAACCTTAAACAAAGTTGTGGATAGAAGGTTAAAACCCTAGATTGCGCTTTCTCCTTAAATCTTAGAGGAGTTTCTACGTTACTTTAAGAGTAGTGGTAAAGTAGAAGAGTTAAAGGTAAGTCAGAAAAGAAGTTACAGGATGAATCTCAGTAGCTTCTCTTCAACTGGTTAGAAATACAACTCTTTACCAAGATTGGTAAGATGGCAAATGGTTCCAATTTAATATGTCTTTTGGAATTGTGAAGAATGAAATGAGTGTGATCTTGGGGAGATCTCCCTTACTGAGGCTTCCATGTATAGATGTGTAAGAAACGTCATTTCCAGGTAAAACACACAACTATACCCGGTAGCCCCTTACTTCCCCTTAGCTCAAATGCAAAGATAAATTCTTTAATATCAAAATTTACGAAAACATTAAGGACAAGTTATACTTCCTGAGACTTTAAAGGTCAACGTAACTTTCTCTGATGCACCGAGTGGCTTTGGACGTTGCATTGCATTTTATACTATTACTAAGTATATTACAGAACTTTGTTACGATTTTCACAGGAATAAGGAGGATTGATAATCTTGAGAGGGTTAAAAGTTGGTAACACTATCAAAAACTTATTTTTATTCTTTCTTTTCTTGAAATAAATGTTTTTGATACAAAGATTTAAGAAAGATTTGGTATCACTGATACCTATTATGGAGTCCAAATACTTTAGGGTATTAACTTTCACTTCGTTAGCTCATTTTGCAAATGATGGGGTATTCCTCATTTTCCCTCTGCTAATAGTATACTACACGACCGAGGAGAAAATCAGTGTAGTTTTTCTTGGGGGTTTGGCCATCGTTTATACACTATTGTCTGGCCTCCTCTCACCGTTGATTGGAGACTTCGCAGACAAGAGGGATAAGGATCCAGAGTTCATAGCCCTTGGAATTCTCGTTGAGGCTATGGCCATAGGGTTTTTTACCCTCTCCTTCCTCGTAAGATTTCTTGCAATTCCTTTCATAACTTTGGGTGCTCTACTATTGGGAGCTGGACAAGCGTTTTATCATCCTCTAGGGGGAGCTATGTTATCCAGAACTTTCGGGAAGACCTCGGGGAGAGCCTTAGGAATAAATGGATCCATGGGAAGTTTAGGAAGAGCGCTAATACCGTCAATTATCTCTTTCATGATTATTGGGTTAGGGGAGATTCTTGGGCTTGGCATATTTACTCTTTACATGGCGATTGTGGCTTTCATAATCTACGTTGGTCTCATGAATATAAGGAGAGGAAGTTCTTCCTTAGTTAGGAAGTCAAGCGAGAAGTTAGACAGAAGCTTTTACAAGTTCTTGATCATCCTTGGAGCTTTAGTTTTCCTTAGAAGCATGTTCATCACAGGAACAACTACTTTCTTGGGGGAGTTCATATACCAAGTTTACCTTTCCAAGGCTTTCACGGGCCTGTTTCTGACAATTGGATTTTTGGGCTCGGTCGTGGGACAACCATTCTTCGGTTGGCTAACGGAGAGAATTGGAGGGAGAACAACCTTCATAGTAAGTAGTGTATTGAGCATTGTTTTCTTTGGTCTCTTCTTGGTGTTTCCAAGGGACCTATACTTATCATTGATCTCATACGTCTTGTTCACCTTTGCCGCTTTCACTGCTTTTCCTATTCTTCTAGGATATATTGGACAAACCTTCCCCAAGAACTTCTTCACAGTGGCTAACTCTTACGTATGGGGTGTAGGGAACACAATAGGGGGTGCTGCAGGTACAGCCTTGGTAACAGGTCTGCTAGACGTCCATTACACAATACTCTTCTCCTTCTATGTACTGTTCACAATTGCTATTATATCAACAGTCTTAAGTCCGCTAATTCCCAAAGCTTCATCTCTGGGTAAAAAGTCCGAATAGGAAGAAAATTGTTACCGATGGCCTTATTGTACCCATCTTATTATCATCTAACCTTGTTATCATCAAGAAATTTCCAAGAAATTTTAATATTAAACTAGATTGCATAAAAATCAAATCTAGATCATATAGAAGAAACAAAGTTTTAATAATGAAAATATTCAAGTATTCCAAAATATTACAATAGACTAACCCCTTATTTGTTCAAGAGGTCTTCCCGTAGTTTTAGCTCCCCACTTAGCCACCATTAGGCCCGAAAGAGCCGTTACCCCGGCAAGCATAAGGAATGAATCAATGGGACTCCTAACGTAAGCTGATGAGAAAATTATGGGACCAATCGCACCTCCCAAGTGACCTATTCCATCTGCTATTCCGTAACCTAATGTCCTTATTCTAGTGCCGAAGATCTCAGAGGTATACGTGTACATGACGGGGAACTTGAAGCCTTGAAGGAACATCTCCATGAAACCTAAGAATAGGAACATAATTCCTCCTGTAAAGAACCAAGGCACTAGAACTAGACCGGCCAATACGTTTACCAGGGACACGCTGTATTTACGCTCTAACTTATCATTAAGGAGTGTTGCAATAACTACCCCGAGTGGATCGCCATAAAGAATATAAGTGAAGTACAGGGATGTGTTCTGGAATCCGTGGGATCCGAGGAACTGAAACACGGGATCCGAGAAAAGCGCGTAACCTGTGAAGTAACTAAGGAACCATACAAGAGTCATTACCACAATTCCCCAGTCCCAAGTCATTCTACCTCTCTTTATCCTCCACATAGAAGATTCAGGTAACTTCAATCTGCTAATGAAGGCTATTACTGAGACCAATAATCCGGCTAAGAACAGGAAACGCCACTGACCGTTGATAAGAACAGCTATGGGACCGACCACCAGCGTGGTTAGGAAACCAGAGGCAGTGACTAATCCAACCGATCTCCCCCGCTTATCCGGGGACACAGTCTCAGCTATGTAGGCAGGAACCACGCTAAGTTCTCCCTCGATTCCCAATCCTATGAGGAGCTCAGCTGGGATAATCCAAGAGAAAGATTTAGCGACCAACCCCAGCAATGAGCCGAGAGAAACTAAACTCATTGACAGAAGTAAACCAAATTTCCTGCCCCGTAACGAAGACAAGAAACCGTTAATCGCACCACCCATCGCATAACCGATCATTTCAGCCGAAAGTGGTAAGCTGGCTAGAACAGGTGAAGCGTGAAATTGAGTACTAGCGTAGTTAATGATGTAGGGTACGTTGAATATGTCCCAGAAAGTTAAGGACATACCCAATGATAAAACCACTAGTTTCCAGTTCATACAGGGAACTGAAGTTTAAATAATATAAGCTTTACTAGTTATCTTTAATTGACATAGGATATGAAGAGAGAGTAAAGGCTGTTTTCAGGGAACTTCTATATCAATTCACGGCTGGATCCCTCGTGGCCTAAATTAGATCGAAGGACTAGACACCAGCGGTTCAAATGGACTTACCCTTATCTCCAGTCCTAAACCAATAACTTACTAGAAACGCCAATAATAGAAAAACAATGATAGCATCTTGGCAGTAATAAGGGGAAAATAAGGAGGACAAGGTAAGGAGTCGGGCCAATTGCCTCCTCAGGGATCGTAATCCATTCCCATGAAGTACCCCCTAGATATGGACTGACCTATACTCGGTTGCCTCTTTACTATCTCTCTGAACTCAATCTCACCCTTTCCTTCTTTTACTATGGAAATTCCCCTTTCATTATACGCTCTCTCCAAGAGATACCTCCTTGTCCTATCCAACCCGTTTAAACTTCTCTCAGTTATGATGACTTTATTATTCTCACTCCATTTGAATGCGTAGTCTTGGTAAGCGTAAAGGTTTGAGTCTATTAGGATCTCGGTACCCTTAAAGTCTTGATACCTGGGTTGAGTTTCCTCTGGAACTGCCCATAGCCCGTCATTCTTACTACCCGTCACGTTCAACTGAATCTCAACTTTCAATCTCTTTAGTTCGTTTTCATAATATTCCAACAATGAAAGGAACTCCCTCTTCCACGGATCCATTAACCAGTTGAGTTGTCCCCCAAGTTTCTCTTGCTTTTCCAATAGCGTCACTTTAAATCCCCTCTTAGCGAGGATCCTAGAGGCCTCCAGCCCCGTCAGTCCTCCCCCTATCACGGTCACTTTACCTGTGCCGGGTCTAATGGGTAATATTTCCCATCCTAACTCAGGGTTTACATCACATCTTACCTCCCTGCTGGCGAACCCCCTGCACATTTGGTTACATCTTATGCAATACCTCACCGGTTCCCCATTAAGGTTCTTGGGCAACCAGTCTGGATCGGCCAGGAGTTGTCTACCTAGAATGACCGCGTCAGCCACCTCTAGAACCTCCTCGGCCTCTTTCAATGTTATAATGGAACCGGCCAACATGAGAGGAACTCTGGGCTTGCGAATCTGTTTGGCATACTCTAGAAAGGCAGGTCTCTTCCAATACATGGGCATGGATGCTCCCAGAGGACCGTCCCTTCCGGCTGAGAGGTTAATATATGATAGTTTATCCTCAACTCTAGAGATGATCTTGGAGACTAGTTC containing:
- a CDS encoding MFS transporter, with amino-acid sequence MNKSLRWMWSALVFGISSGPLSTLVTLNIIDLGGGPLMVAYAITLSNVVLIPASMFWGFLADRFERKKIILSGFGFATLFLALASLSNSIPEIDLEYAGFTFFSTAYSTPMNLLIMESTDKKRWASSFSFLSMLSSIGNLIGLLISTFLVLIVRITEIYGLLAFFSALAFIFSLLFTPKSMMLERTSLLHSIESFAVRFKMLPLMFLHVPRPNSFKMFRLSRLTTKPINYVPLLYIAITIFYISSGLFNTLYPASLYDKGIDKSIVLGIITVGMLFQILTFHFVGHYLENRDERETSFRSLVLRGSGYIVMGISLITPITAIILGFLFYPLSAGIAYSMFYAASNTLIFKIVGGRRQGTTLGVYSTLVGIALFSGSLASGYISKAIGYMGDFIIAGILLYTSALIFRYLEEG
- a CDS encoding sulfurtransferase TusA family protein, with amino-acid sequence MSSVDKQEFVLDVRGEECPIPEMKAAKELQKIPSGKLVVLTDHEPAIDVTLPSLCKSLGLKYEVLKEGEFVRFVIYKDQRSTKIDEIEGVSDTERLVLGSTVLRERLNDPTILMSFVPQVKAVDRVAPGSYILHMKWFITWETPLFVTQNVLPKGDIVYYTAYQKLPMMRISFGWRFVSNKTGNELNLDITEWYKGPFSGQARKAIRKHLEKAKETLPKILLS
- a CDS encoding MFS transporter yields the protein MESKYFRVLTFTSLAHFANDGVFLIFPLLIVYYTTEEKISVVFLGGLAIVYTLLSGLLSPLIGDFADKRDKDPEFIALGILVEAMAIGFFTLSFLVRFLAIPFITLGALLLGAGQAFYHPLGGAMLSRTFGKTSGRALGINGSMGSLGRALIPSIISFMIIGLGEILGLGIFTLYMAIVAFIIYVGLMNIRRGSSSLVRKSSEKLDRSFYKFLIILGALVFLRSMFITGTTTFLGEFIYQVYLSKAFTGLFLTIGFLGSVVGQPFFGWLTERIGGRTTFIVSSVLSIVFFGLFLVFPRDLYLSLISYVLFTFAAFTAFPILLGYIGQTFPKNFFTVANSYVWGVGNTIGGAAGTALVTGLLDVHYTILFSFYVLFTIAIISTVLSPLIPKASSLGKKSE
- a CDS encoding MFS transporter, producing the protein MNWKLVVLSLGMSLTFWDIFNVPYIINYASTQFHASPVLASLPLSAEMIGYAMGGAINGFLSSLRGRKFGLLLSMSLVSLGSLLGLVAKSFSWIIPAELLIGLGIEGELSVVPAYIAETVSPDKRGRSVGLVTASGFLTTLVVGPIAVLINGQWRFLFLAGLLVSVIAFISRLKLPESSMWRIKRGRMTWDWGIVVMTLVWFLSYFTGYALFSDPVFQFLGSHGFQNTSLYFTYILYGDPLGVVIATLLNDKLERKYSVSLVNVLAGLVLVPWFFTGGIMFLFLGFMEMFLQGFKFPVMYTYTSEIFGTRIRTLGYGIADGIGHLGGAIGPIIFSSAYVRSPIDSFLMLAGVTALSGLMVAKWGAKTTGRPLEQIRG
- a CDS encoding NAD(P)-binding protein, yielding MKLLEPFNIDDVRVRNRVVMSPMISNLGTPQGYPSEEHIAYLSRRTSSAGLIITEYTYVNRKDARGSPNQLGLYDDELVPKFSRLTDAIHGRGSKIFVQLVHVGRKTRKSVIWGNEPIAPSPIPIMDPVREMSEDDIARVIDDFVKASERAERAGFDGIEIHGAHGYLVAQFLSPATNKRNDKFRDGVLFLEELLKEVRSAVSIPVGMRISITEFDNEGLTPELVSKIISRVEDKLSYINLSAGRDGPLGASMPMYWKRPAFLEYAKQIRKPRVPLMLAGSIITLKEAEEVLEVADAVILGRQLLADPDWLPKNLNGEPVRYCIRCNQMCRGFASREVRCDVNPELGWEILPIRPGTGKVTVIGGGLTGLEASRILAKRGFKVTLLEKQEKLGGQLNWLMDPWKREFLSLLEYYENELKRLKVEIQLNVTGSKNDGLWAVPEETQPRYQDFKGTEILIDSNLYAYQDYAFKWSENNKVIITERSLNGLDRTRRYLLERAYNERGISIVKEGKGEIEFREIVKRQPSIGQSISRGYFMGMDYDP